Genomic window (Bradyrhizobium sp. 186):
TCCAAGGCGATCCTGCTCGACAGCGAGCCCAATCCGGCGTTTATCAGAAACGCGAACGGCTGGGCCGAGCTCGATGTGAAATTGTCGACATCTTCCCGCGCCGTCGCCGCCGACGTCAACCGGCGCGAGATAGGCTTGAAGGACGGCAAGACGTTCGCGTTCGACCAATTGTTGCTCGCGACCGGAACGCGTCCGCGCCGGATGCCCGAACTGGAGCGCGGTCCCCTGCCCGTCAACTATCTCCGGTGCATGGACGATGCGCTGGCGCTGCGAAGCGCGTTGCAGCCGGGCAAGAACGTCGTGCTCGTCGGCGGCGGAGTGATCGGCCTCGAAGTGGCGTCTGCGGCTATCGCGCGTGGTTGCCATGTCACGGTCATCGAGAAAGCTGCGACCGTGCTGCCGCAAGTCGGCTCGGCCGTGCTCAGCCGATATGCCGAGACACTTCATACAGCCAAGGGCGTCTGCATTAGGTGCGGCGTGTCCGTCAAAAGAGCGACCGCCGACGGAATTGAACTCAGTGACGGAACCGTGGTCCTTGCCGACGTGATCCTGGTCGGGATCGGCGTCGAGGCGTCGGTGGAAATCGCGCAACAGCTTGGATTGAAGGGCCAGCAGGGTATCAAGGTGGACACATCGGGCGCCACCGGTATCGACGGCGTTTACGCGGCCGGAGACGTCGCCGAACAATGGAGCCCGTGTCACGGACGCTGGATGCGGCTCGAAAACTGGGCCAATGCGCAA
Coding sequences:
- a CDS encoding FAD-dependent oxidoreductase translates to MNTSKTRVVIVGAGQAGGRAAEALRAAGHTGPITLIGEEVHLPYERPQLSKAILLDSEPNPAFIRNANGWAELDVKLSTSSRAVAADVNRREIGLKDGKTFAFDQLLLATGTRPRRMPELERGPLPVNYLRCMDDALALRSALQPGKNVVLVGGGVIGLEVASAAIARGCHVTVIEKAATVLPQVGSAVLSRYAETLHTAKGVCIRCGVSVKRATADGIELSDGTVVLADVILVGIGVEASVEIAQQLGLKGQQGIKVDTSGATGIDGVYAAGDVAEQWSPCHGRWMRLENWANAQNQAIATAKNMSGETTVYEAPPWFWTDQHGINIQIVGHPGAGEEIVRGDVAGGRFTTLSVRDGEVVGGIAANTARDMSVLRRLVVSRKRVSRDDLENPHFELKRSLVS